One window of Catharus ustulatus isolate bCatUst1 chromosome 3, bCatUst1.pri.v2, whole genome shotgun sequence genomic DNA carries:
- the ODC1 gene encoding ornithine decarboxylase, translated as MSSFSKEEFELTFLDEGFTAKDILDQKINEVSSSDDKDAFYVADLGDIVKKHMRWHKALPRVTPFYAVKCNDSKAVVKTLAVLGAGFDCASKTEIQLVQSIGVPPERIIYANPCKQVSQIKHAASSGVQMMTFDSEVELMKVARAHPKAKLVLRITTDDSKAVCRLSVKFGATLKTSRLLLERAKELDLAIVGVSFHVGSGCTDPETFVQAISDARCVFDMGAELGFNMYLLDIGGGFPGSEDVKLKFEEITNVINPALDKYFPSDSGIKIIAEPGRYYVASAFTLAVNIIAKKIVLKEQTGSDDEDDANDRTLMYYVNDGVYGSFNCILYDHAHVKPVLQKRPKPDDNCYSCSIWGPTCDGLDRIVERFNMPELQVGDWILFENMGAYTVAAASTFNGFQRPTIHYVMSRPAWQLMQQIKEQGFLAEVEEQDVSLPVSCAWESGIEYPATCASASINV; from the exons ATGAGCAGCTTCAGCAAAGAAGAATTTGAGTTGACCTTCCTTGATGAAGGCTTTACTGCCAAGGATATCCTTGaccaaaaaataaatgaagtgtCATCCTCT GATGATAAAGATGCCTTCTATGTTGCTGACCTCGGGGACATTGTGAAGAAGCACATGCGGTGGCATAAGGCCCTTCCTCGGGTGACGCCCTTCTATGCTGTAAAGTGTAACGACAGCAAAGCTGTTGTGAAGACCCTTGCTGTTCTTGGGGCAGGGTTTGACTGTGCCAGTAAG ACGGAAATACAGCTGGTACAGAGCATTGGTGTGCCTCCTGAGAGAATAATATACGCAAATCCCTGCAAACAAGTATCTCAAATCAAACATGCTGCCAGCAGTGGTGTGCAGATGATGACGTTTGATAGTGAAGTAGAACTAATGAAAGTTGCAAGGGCCCATCCAAAAGCCAA GTTAGTCTTGCGCATTACCACCGATGACTCCAAAGCAGTCTGTCGTCTGAGTGTTAAATTTGGAGCTACACTTAAGACTAGCAGGCTTCTTCTGGAGCGTGCAAAAGAACTTGACCTTGCCATTGTTGGAGTTAG TTTCCATGTTGGAAGTGGATGTACAGACCCAGAGACCTTTGTTCAAGCCATTTCTGATGCCCGCTGTGTGTTTGATATGGGA GCTGAGCTTGGCTTCAATATGTACCTGCTTGATATTGGTGGTGGCTTCCCTGGCTCTGAAGATGTCAAGCTTAAATTTGAAGAG ATCACAAATGTAATCAACCCAGCACTGGATAAATACTTCCCTTCAGATTctggaataaaaattattgcagaGCCAGGAAGATACTATGTTGCATCAGCATTCACACTGGCAGTCAACATCATTGCAAAGAAAATTGTGTTAAAGGAGCAAACAGGTTCTGATG ATGAAGATGATGCAAATGACAGAACCCTTATGTACTATGTGAATGATGGGGTCTATGGATCATTCAACTGCATCTTGTATGATCATGCACATGTTAAGCCAGTCCTGCAAAAG CGGCCTAAGCCAGATGACAACTGCTACTCCTGCAGCATTTGGGGACCAACCTGTGATGGCTTAGATCGGATTGTTGAGAGGTTTAATATGCCAGAGCTGCAAGTTGGTGACTGGATCCTGTTTGAAAACATGGGTGCCTATACTGTTGCAGCAGCTTCTACTTTCAATGGATTCCAGAGGCCAACAATACACTATGTGATGTCAAGACCGGCGTG gcAACTAATGCAGCAGATCAAGGAGCAAGGCTTCCTAGCTGAGGTGGAGGAGCAGGATGTTAGTCTGCCAGTCTCTTGTGCCTGGGAAAGTGGAATTGAATATCCAGCAACTTGTGCTTCAGCTAGTATTAATGTATAG